The nucleotide sequence CTGGAACTGCAGATTGGTGCCGATGTAGGTATCGAAGAGGTAAATCTACAGATCGACAATGTGCGTGTACAGGCGATGCTCAAGGTCAAGCTGGAAAAGGTTCGAGAGATTGTTGGCGACGTGGTGGGTCTTTTGGATAGAAATCCTGAAATCCTTAGCAACCTTACAGGAGGTCTTGGAAGAGGATTGGAAGGCGCTCTGAACCGCAAGCCTGGTGGTGAAGAAGATCAGTTGAGTGATGAGGAAATGACAGAGATAAGAAAGCTGCTACAGGAATCATCTGACGGGGAACAGAAAGATGATTCTGAATAAAAACTTCTATTGACTCTTCTGTAAGGAAAATTCGTTTTAACATTCTAAGTCCTTTATACTTGATAATTGTTGATTACCTGAAGCTTTAACAAACAGCAGAAAAAAGATCAAAAAGAAACCCATATTAGTCAAACCTACTTTAACTAAGTATTTGATGGATGTAAAAAAATATATAATAGAAAGTGCGGCCATAATTGTCCGCACTTCTTAGTCATAAATTATAATTCAGTTACAAAACCAGGAATCTCTGCTCAGAGCAAGAAAAAGAAATTAATGAGCTGCTTTCTTCTCATTTTATTTTCATTAACATACAAACCTTATATCTACCTTAATATTTCCTCGATACCTTAAGCATAAAATCTTCTTTAAACTTTATTTAAACGAAGAACTGATTATAACAAAATATAAAGATTAATAATCATTCCTAAATAAAATTTCTACTGTTGTTAAAACACAGTTCATTTAGATAGACCCTTCATGTGAACTAAGCCAGAGAGCAAAGACATTTCTCGCCATCATTTTTTGTTTCTTTTACCAGACAGGAATTGCGAAAAGCTTAGGTTTTAGCATTATACTTTTAGCTTTTTACTTTTAGCCTTATACTTTTAAAAACATCCTGAAAACTTAGTGGTTTGCGATATATGGAACCAAGTATTAATAATACTAACTGATATCATGATCGAACTTGCATTTGATAAAGAAGTAAGTGTACCTGTAGACTCGGTTGAGTTAAAAGGAAATCTTATTATTCCCGAGAAAGCAACAGGAATTATATTATTTTCTCACGGTAGCGGTAGCAGCAGGCTCAGTCCAAGGAATAATTTTGTCGCTAAGGTTCTCCAGGAAAAAGGCTTAGCAACATTCTTGTTTGATCTGCTTACCTTTGAAGAAGATCAAAATTACAACACGAGGTTCAATATTTCTCTACTTACGAAAAGACTCTTTCAGATTTGTAACTGGCTTAAAGAAAATGAAAGAATAAAAGACTTACCAATAGGATTGTTTGGCTCCAGTACTGGTGCCGCCTCTGCTCTAAGTGTTGCTGCAATGACGGGTGATAGGATAAAATCCGTTGTCTCGCGGGGGGGCCGTCCCGATCTTGCATTTCCTTATCTGGAAGAAGTAAAAGCTGCTACGCTGTTTATTGTCGGAGGAAATGATCAGGCTGTTATTGAATTGAACGAGGAAGCTTTTGCACTTCTAAGCTCAGAGAAAAAAAATATGGTTATTATTCAAGGAGCTACACACCTGTTTGAAGAATCCGGAAAACTGGAAGAAGTTGCCGAGCTGGCAGGAAACTGGTTTAAGGAATATGTGAAATAAAAGCTAAATAATTAATATCTAATACATGTAGAAGAACTCAGACCTTTCCATCTAAAAAGCCAAATACTACCAATTTCCGATGGCAGATTGTATAGCATCCCTTTGTTGTTGAGACTAATGAAACTAAACGAAAGGTTCATGGTTTTACAGAAAATAAAGTTCAGCAAACTATAATAACACCATTTGACGATTTAAATCGGACAATTATGAAGTACAATCTATTAGTTGGCAGAATTCTTTTTTCTTTAGTTTTTTTATTGGCCATAATTCGAAACTTCTCATCGGAGGCTGTAAAAAATGCATCAACAGCTGGTGTTCCTTGGGCATCTATAGCTGTACCTTTAAGTGGAATTATCGCATTTCTTGGTGCGGTTAGTATCATTATCGGATATAAAGCAAAAATTGGTGCATGGTTGATTGTCCTGTATCTACTATCTGCAACTTTTATAATGCATAGGTTTTGGGCAGATACTGACCCAATGATGCAAAAAATGAAAATGATGAATTTTATGAAAAACATTTCGATGCTTGGCGGAGCCTTAATAATCAGTTATTGGGGCGCTGGTCCACTCAGCATAGATAAGAATTCCAACTTTAAGTAATAACCAATAATATTATATGTACGGGAAAGACACAGGTCGGATTTTTACTAACAGGGAAGATGCAGGTATCCAGCTGGGGAATCAGTTGTCGGGTAAATTTAAAGACAAAAACGCTTTGGTACTCGCAATACCGAGAGGTGGTGTAGAAGTAGCTTATCATGTTGCTAAAATTCTCAATGGAGAACTGTCTGTTGTTATCTCCAAAAAACTTCCTTATCCGGGTCAACCAGAACTGGCGTGTGGAGCAATTGCAGAAGATGAGTCTGTATATCTTTCCGCTCTGGGAAAACGTTTGGATGAATCAACTATTAAAGCCTTAATCAAAGATCGGCTTCAAGAGATAAAAAGAAGGATATTGGAATACAGGGAAGGTAAACCACTTCCGAATATGAAAAACCGCACAGTCATTATTGTTGATGATGGTATAGCCACAGGGTCTACAATCGTGCCGATCCTACAATTATGCCGAAAACATGAAGTATCGGAACTAATTGTAGCTGCCCCTGTTTCTGGCAACAATTACGCTGATCTTATCCATGACCTGTCAGATGAAGTAATTGTGCTGGAGATACCTTCCTCCTATTATGCAGTGGGTCAGGTATATGTTGACTTCCATCAAAACACAGACGATGAAGTTATTTCTTTCCTTCAGAAATTACCTTCTTCCAGATAAGTTAGCTTGGATATTTATATTACAAAGGACTATAATAAGATTCATGAAAAGTTCATACTTGCATTTCGGCGGAAATTTCATAGAACAAGCAAGAGGATTTTTAATTTATCTGAAAGAACGATGAGTAAATGAGCAATAAAGGCTTTGAAATAAGCATAAATGAAATTGTGGAGTTTTTATCAGATAGTAATAACTTTCCTGATAATACAAATAATGTCATGGTCAAGGAAACTCATATGTCCTATGTCTTCATCACAGATAAGTTTGTATATAAAATGAAAAAGCCTGTATTATTTCCATTTCTCAATTTATCTACCCTTGAGAAAAGGAAACACAACTGCTTGGAAGAAATCGCTTCAAATAAAACCCTCGCTCCTGATATTTACCTTGGTATAGTTCCTTTAACAAGGACTATTGCAGGATTGCAACTTGAAGGTAAGGGAGTAGCAATTGAATGGTTCGTTAAAATGATCCGTCTTCCTGACCACAAAATGTTGGATTATAAACTTCAGGAAGGAGAAATAACCATTGAAGAAATAATTTCCTTGGGAAAAAAGCTATGTGCTTTTTATAAGCATAGCTGGAAGAAAGAAATGCATGAGAAAGAATACCTACAGCGATTGAAGACTTTCTTAATTAACAATCTTGAAAGTCTGAAGCATCCTGCATTTGAGGTATCAAATGAAATATTAAACAGTATAAAATCACTTCAATTGAACTTTATAGCAAAAAATGAACAACAATTAGGTTTAAGGGCATCCAAAATAATTAAGGTCCATGGAGATCTGCGACCAGAACATATTTGTTTGCTAAATGAGCCGGTAATAATCGATGCCCTTGAATTTAATCCAGATTTCAGAATTCAGGATCCTGTTGAAGAGCTTTCTTATTTTTCCCTTGAATGTGAAATATTAGGAAATGACTGGATAGGAAGAAAATTATTGGAGGTTTATGAGAATGAATCAAATGACCATTATTATAAAGGAATAGAGACTTTTTATAAAAGTATTCGTGCAACACTTCGGGCTTTATCTTCTTTCCGCCATATTTTAGATGATCATAGAAAAGACATTATTGTATGGAAGGTAAAAGGGCAAGATTACTTAAAGAGAGCAAAGATGTACATTTCCTAATACTTTAATCAATAGCTTAATTCTGTTAAAGATTCATTTGTATGTAGCCTCCGTATACACTCTGCTACCAAAGGCACCGTATCGAGAATCACTACTTTTTTCCCCTTTAATTCTTCATTTATTCTTATATTAGGAATGGAATTAGTAATTACAATTCTATCCAGTGCATTTGATTGAAAGTTGACATTTGCAGTTTCACTGAAAACTCCATGTGTAGCTGCTGCATATACTTTTAAAGCTCCGGATTCTTTACATGCTGAAGCTGCCCGAGAGAGAGTAGTTCCACTGCTGATCAAGTCATCTATGATAATTACGGTCTTGTTCTTCACATCGCCAACAAGACTACTTCCACTCACAATACCCTCACTTCTTTTCTTTTCCATAAAGATAACAGGAAATTCTTTTTGCAATCTTTTACTCAGGCTTATGCGGAATTCATCTGCCCTTTTCATTCCTCCAGCATCAGGAGACATAATAACTATATCTTCATTCGCAACCAGGGTCAAAAAATAATCGGCGAACAAAATTTTGGCTTCAAGATGATCAGTGAAGCAACGAAAAGAATTCTGAAATGCCTGAAGGTTGTGTACATCCAGGGTTACCACATGATCAGTTCCCACGGCTTCAATAATTTGAGCAAGATATTTGGTCGTAACAGGGTCCCAATCTTTGGTCTTTCTGTCTTTCCTTGCATAACAGAGGTAAGGAACTATTAAAGTTATTTTTAAAGCACAAGCATCTTTTAACGAACCTATCAGAAAAAGCAGCTTGCACAATTTGTCATTCACACTCATCGTGCTTTCAGAAAACAAAGACTGGACAATATATACCTCTTTACCTCTTACACGTTCAAGTGATCTTATCTTATGTTCTCCGTCTTCAAATTCTCTTTCTTCATGTGATGCAACATGCATTCCAAGAATTCTAGCAACTTCTTTTGCGTATTGCATTCCGGTATTCAAAGAAAAAATTCTCACATTGTCCGTAATCATTGATTTGATATCTGCATGATTAAAACTTAATACTTATAAATGTGTTTCAAAGTTCTTTGATAGCTCTAATCATACTTTTTCAGATTCCTATATAATACCAGCCACCTTGTCTACAACATAGGTAAATACATCCTTTCCGAACTTTTTTGTTCATTCATTTCAAATTCTTCGCCCGGTAAATCGTATTCATGCTTTATATCTTACTGACAAATAGAAATGTTTTCTTAAAACTTAATAATTTCAATTCTCCTTAACTCATCATATTACTTAAACTATACAAAGTAATATTGGTTATTTATTAGTAGTCCAATAGTATTTATCGCCTTTAATTAAGGATAATGGATCATAAGATTTATAAGAGAAACAAGCTTCCTTTAAAAACCAATAATTTTTTTGATTATATACTTGATAATTCACAAATAGCAGCCATTTTTATTTTGGACAAGAATGGCATAATCCTTGGCATCAGCCAGGGTGTCTTGCGGTCTTATGGTTATTTCCCAGATGAGTTAATTGGCAAACATTTCTCAGTTCTCTTTATCGAAGAAGACAGGTTATCAAAGAAACCTGAAATTGAAATTGGCATGGTGATGAACCAGGGTTTCGCAACTGACTTTAATTATATCCGGCATAAGGATGGTACCAATGTATGGACAACTGGTGAAAGTGTATTTGTTAAAGATGATGACGGAGAAGTTTACATTATTAAAAATGTTCAACAATTAAATCAGGAAAAGCTTTTAGAAGATTTCTTAAGGGCTTCAGAGAAAAAACAAAATTTATTATCCGAAATTATCAACTCAGTAGAACATGGTATTATACTATTCAAGGCATTAAGAAATGAGAACCAGGAAATATTTGACTTTGAATATATACTTTTAAATACTGCAACGGAAAAGCTACTTGGAAGAAAGAAAGAAGAATTGATAGGAAAAAGATGGTTAAATGAATATCCAAATATGAAAGAGATTGGGAACTTTGAACTTCACGTAAAGACAATGACGACCGGAGTAACCCAAACTACAGAATTCAAATACGTCCATCAAGGATTTAATAATTGGTTTAAGAACAAATTTATAAGAGTCGGACAAGATAAATTACTCGTTACATTTGATGACATAACCCAACAAAAGCTTATTAATCTTACACTAGAAGAGAAAATCAAAGAAAAGACTGAAGAATATCTAAAAGCTAATCAAGAGCTTTTAGGAATAAATGAATATCTGGATCGCTATGCCTACGTAATCTCCCATGACCTTAAAGCTCCTCTTGCAACAATTGAAGGCCTGGTTCCCTTTATAGCAGAAGATTTCACTAATAAACCTATTGATGAATCTGGATTTGAAATGCTAGATATGATCAAGACTAAAACTCAGGATATGCGGAAAATTATAGAAGAAGTTTTGCAATCCGCCAAAAAAGAAAAGAGATCTAAAGAAGTCATTAATTTATATCATTTAGTCCAGGAAGTACTTGTAACCTTAAATCCCCCAAAGCATTTTCATATACTCGTTCAACATTCTTTACCTATCGTATCCTATAATAGAACGGCTTTGATGCAAATCCTTCAAAATATAATTGGAAATGCTATAAAGTATATGGATAAACAACAGCCACTGATTCAGATAACTTTTGAAGATCTCGAGGATTCCTTTCTGATATGCATAAAAGATAACGGGCCTGGTATTCCTCCGGAAAACTTGACGAAAATTTTTAACCCCTTTGAAACAGCACATACCAATAAAGGAATTGAAAGTTATGGTCTAGGCCTCTCAATAGTTAAACAGTTAGTGGAAGAGAATAAAGGTAAAATATGGGCGGAGAGTATTGTGGGGCAAGAATGTAAATTTCGCTTTACTATACTTAAATAAACCTGAAGCCCCGACATTCCTCCCTCTTCAGAAAGATTCCCAAGAATCATAAATCAAAAATTTTATAGCTAGGTGTTATATTATAAACATCTTTAAAAGGCCTTGCAAAAGGAGAATCATTATCATACCTATCAGAGTATTTCACTTCCCTTATAGTAGTTGTTGTTAGATCAATGAGATAAGCAACCTTTATCTTTCTTTGATTTTTAATGTAACCAGCCTGAGATACATTAGAAATGAGTAGTTCTAAAAACTTAATACTTATAACTTACACCACCTTTAAGCACCCACTGTACCAGTCTTAACTTCTCCAGCTCTCTTATAATTGGCAATAATAACGCCGCTTGGAGTAACAACACTTTCTGTTAATGTAAAAGCTGCGGGAATCGGGCCATTATCAAACAGCTTTTTCCCACTACCAAGAGTCACCGGGAAAATTTTGAGCCAGAGTTCATCCACCAGATCATTTTTAAGTAGTAGCTGAATAAGCTCGCTACTGCCCCAAACCTGAATAGCAGAACCATTTGAATTTTTAAGCTTTTTGATATCTTCCAGACTTGTAAGAAAAACTGAGTTTCTCCAATCTGACTTTTTGATGGTGTTACTCAAAACATATTTTGTGACATCATTGATACCTGGCCAATAGTCTGAATGTTCGGGCCAATAAGCTTCCCAGATCTCAAATGTTTTTCTGCCCAGAAGAAGATCTGCTGGTTCCATCTGCTTTTTCATAACTTCAGCAGAAACCTCATCATCAAAAGATGCCGTCCAGCCTCCATATTTGAAACCGCCGGATGTATCCTCTTCCGGCCCTCCCGGCGCTTGCATTACACCATCTAATGAGATCATAGATGAGACAATTATTTTCCTCATATCAATTACCTGTTTTAAAATTACCCTTGAATAACCTCTTCAAAATTGGTTTTGTTATGATACAAATATCACTAACAAAGATCCTTCTATAGTATTGTAAAAGCGACAATCTTAGTAGCTGATTACGAAACAATAAATTTATTTCTTAAAATTCAATTCCAACTACTTGAAACTTAATATAAGTCTCTATTTGAAGACCCCAAGCCCCAAATACTTTAACTTTCAAAGATTTACACAAAGATCTATTTATATTAACAAAACTTTTTGTTAAATAATGTTACTTCCCGGTTTTGACTGGGGGCTTCTTCCTGAAAATCTATCCCATTTTCGTTATTGATAATACTACCATTTATAACGATAACTCCAATATGAGAAAATATTTACTACTGATGCTTTGCTTTATCTTCTTTTCACAATCAATGGCACAAACTCCGGATTTTTCACTTGTTGGTTTTGCAACTCGAAATGGAGGTACTACTGGAGGTAAGGCTGAAACAACAGTAACTGTAACAAGCTATAGCCAGCTAAAAAACTATGCAAAAAGTTCAACTGCATATATTATTATGATTCAAGGCACTATTTCAAATGGAGCTGATGGCGGTTATGAGATATAAATTTTATTTGACAAAGCAATAGCTTCAACATAACCTTAGAGGTCAATGCCTAACTGATTATCTGACATATATGATTGTTTTTTTTAACCGGTTATAAAACAGATAAACATGAAGATATTCTGGATAACTGCTTTATCTTACGCTAAATTATCAGGTGAAAATTTTATGATTGTAACCAATGTTACATTAATAAAAAAAATGGTAAATTAAAAAACAAGGTCCTCAAGACCGAGATTTGATGAATTAAGGTTATAGATAAGGCTAACTCTAATTTTCTTAAACACAATGAAATCAAACAATTCTTAACCCATTGTAACAATAAAACGTTGAAACTTTAATCAAATATTAACCTACCTTACAATAGAATGAAGAAAATTAAATTGAATATCAGCCATCCGGATAAAAGCAGAGCCGAAGCATTTTTAAATGCTATAAACAAAGAATTAGAACCAGCTCCTTTTGATTGGAAATTATTGAACGAATCAACAAGAATAGTAGATGCTGTGAAAATGATCAATACAGATAAAACGCTTACTATCACTATAATTTTTACAGATTCTTATGGAGATGCAGATCATATAGCTAAGGCCAACCCTCTAGAAAATTCAACCCGGTGGGGATATAATGGCTCAATTATGTATCTTGTTGAATCATCTGACTCTGATATAGTAGATGAGGTTGTAAGCACTTTTGCCGGGAAAGAATAAATTTAGCTTATAACTCTACAATGGTTTCCTTAATGTGGCTTTTTCTCCAAAGTGTACCAGACAAAAATTTGAGCAAATGCAAATGCATTACTGTTTCTATGTTCGCTAAAGTTTCAGATAGTGAAAATTTAAACAATATAAACCTATATTTACCTTTAATCAGTTATAATTTAATTATTGAATACTTACAGACATTCTTAAACGCCAAAGTTAGCTAATAGATTTTTATTAATGATTAAAAAACAATAGAGTTGAGATACAATAAATTGTATCTCAACTCTATTGCTAGCTTTCTAAATGAATATGTTATCGTTTAATAATTTTGATAACTTTATCTTCTTTTAGTAGGTTAATTGCTATTAAGAAGTAAATATCCTGTGGTGATGTTCCACCAATTTGAATATCATTTCCCCCTTTACCTTTCTCCAGAATATTACCGGTTGTTACAGATACAAAAACCGCTACATCAGCATTAACCTACAACCATTAACAGTTATTGCACGTGCTAAATTTTATATGAGCAAGTTGGTAAATGAGTCAAGTTATAACTGTATGGTTGTTGTTCGTTTTGACCTATCAAAGAATTTCCATTGTAGTATTGAAGATTGCTTATTTCTGTACTATTGAAATTAGCATCAATCGTAATTAAAGAGCCATCACAACTCCTTTTTAATGATTTCATAGCCTTATTCCTTGATAATATTTATTACCTTTTCTTCCATATTATTATTTACTTTAAGAAAATAAATGCCTGCAGGTAATGATTCCCCTACATGAAATTCATGAGTTGTTATACCTCGCTCCTGAATATTTCCAATGGCATCCATAATAATAAATTCAAGTTCAGCGTAAGGGCTAATGACTAACTGATGATGGAATGGATTAGGATAACAAAGAGTTCTATCAATATCACTAGGACCTTTCAATGAAGTTATTACATTGTTTACTGTGACATTGATAGATTTAGAATTACTGCAATTGATTGCATCGATAGCTTTTGCAGTGATGGTATAAGAACCATTATCTACATTCTTCCAGTTGAAATTATAAGGAACTGTAGCGTCCTGCCCCAGTAAGTTTACTCCATTCATGAACTGAACATTGCTGATATTATTTCCTGATACCGAAACCTCTATTAAAATATCAGCAGGATTGGATGTAATAACAGAATTGTCAGAAGGAGAAGTAAATGTTATAGCAGGTTTTTCCTGGACAGTTACAGGTATTGACAAACTATTGCTGCAATTGTTGGCATCACTATAGCTCACCTTATACGTCCCGGATTGAGCGGGCTTGATATCTTTAAATGAAATCTCACGAACAGAAGAGGTAAAATTGTCTGGCCCCGTCCACGACCATCCGACAGAAACATCATAAGGATGAGGTCCAATTGTAAGACTTCCACCTTCACATAATGTAGCTGAACCTTGCGCCTCCCAGGAACCACCATTTACAGACATATAAGATTCTATAATTGGAAGAGCATTAACATTTACTGAAATACTGGCTCTTGGGCCTTCACAACCATTTAAAGTTTGCGAAACATAATAAGTCGAGGAGCCAACAATAGCAGTATTGGGAAACGGAGCAGTAGTGCTCGATGAACCTGAAGTAGCATCTGTATACCATTTCAAATCTGTTCCTGTTGCACTAAGAGCTGTAGCAACATCATTATGACAGTAAACTCTTGAAGGTATTACAACCGGTGCTGCAGTTTTACATGAACTTGTACAGTTTGGGTTTGAAAAAACGGAACACTCCACAGCAGTCTTAGTACCATTCGTCCCATTAATAATTGTATTACCCCAAGCGGATAAATTGGTACAAGCCCAAT is from Sporocytophaga myxococcoides DSM 11118 and encodes:
- a CDS encoding Ig-like domain-containing protein, giving the protein MKSLKRSCDGSLITIDANFNSTEISNLQYYNGNSLIGQNEQQPYSYNLTHLPTCSYKI
- a CDS encoding dihydrofolate reductase family protein, whose amino-acid sequence is MRKIIVSSMISLDGVMQAPGGPEEDTSGGFKYGGWTASFDDEVSAEVMKKQMEPADLLLGRKTFEIWEAYWPEHSDYWPGINDVTKYVLSNTIKKSDWRNSVFLTSLEDIKKLKNSNGSAIQVWGSSELIQLLLKNDLVDELWLKIFPVTLGSGKKLFDNGPIPAAFTLTESVVTPSGVIIANYKRAGEVKTGTVGA
- a CDS encoding phosphoribosyltransferase, translating into MYGKDTGRIFTNREDAGIQLGNQLSGKFKDKNALVLAIPRGGVEVAYHVAKILNGELSVVISKKLPYPGQPELACGAIAEDESVYLSALGKRLDESTIKALIKDRLQEIKRRILEYREGKPLPNMKNRTVIIVDDGIATGSTIVPILQLCRKHEVSELIVAAPVSGNNYADLIHDLSDEVIVLEIPSSYYAVGQVYVDFHQNTDDEVISFLQKLPSSR
- a CDS encoding DoxX family protein codes for the protein MKYNLLVGRILFSLVFLLAIIRNFSSEAVKNASTAGVPWASIAVPLSGIIAFLGAVSIIIGYKAKIGAWLIVLYLLSATFIMHRFWADTDPMMQKMKMMNFMKNISMLGGALIISYWGAGPLSIDKNSNFK
- a CDS encoding ribose-phosphate diphosphokinase — encoded protein: MITDNVRIFSLNTGMQYAKEVARILGMHVASHEEREFEDGEHKIRSLERVRGKEVYIVQSLFSESTMSVNDKLCKLLFLIGSLKDACALKITLIVPYLCYARKDRKTKDWDPVTTKYLAQIIEAVGTDHVVTLDVHNLQAFQNSFRCFTDHLEAKILFADYFLTLVANEDIVIMSPDAGGMKRADEFRISLSKRLQKEFPVIFMEKKRSEGIVSGSSLVGDVKNKTVIIIDDLISSGTTLSRAASACKESGALKVYAAATHGVFSETANVNFQSNALDRIVITNSIPNIRINEELKGKKVVILDTVPLVAECIRRLHTNESLTELSY
- a CDS encoding cellulase family glycosylhydrolase translates to MRNLLRSVFLILLPCLAMSQGFTTNNVNGNLIDACGNNFVMKGMNVPLAWYVNDVNGSITALKNNTKSNCLRIVVQTNTSDNAWQTTVVNCIKNKIIPMVELHDVTGSTDAGALKTMGDFWASKASFFNNTNFNGVNIKKHILINLANEWGTWQTASNKNTMWRDAVINAIKPMRDAGISTTIVIDAVGYGQDIDDAYNLRTYGKDIQRADNVYLGGPSNSTQKANLLFSIHMYCEWKKGGDNIGIVNTIKSSGVPVIVGEFGYQHASDGSCDIDEQTILNTCQAGGVGWLAWSQKGNGGGVEYLDLCNDWACTNLSAWGNTIINGTNGTKTAVECSVFSNPNCTSSCKTAAPVVIPSRVYCHNDVATALSATGTDLKWYTDATSGSSSTTAPFPNTAIVGSSTYYVSQTLNGCEGPRASISVNVNALPIIESYMSVNGGSWEAQGSATLCEGGSLTIGPHPYDVSVGWSWTGPDNFTSSVREISFKDIKPAQSGTYKVSYSDANNCSNSLSIPVTVQEKPAITFTSPSDNSVITSNPADILIEVSVSGNNISNVQFMNGVNLLGQDATVPYNFNWKNVDNGSYTITAKAIDAINCSNSKSINVTVNNVITSLKGPSDIDRTLCYPNPFHHQLVISPYAELEFIIMDAIGNIQERGITTHEFHVGESLPAGIYFLKVNNNMEEKVINIIKE
- a CDS encoding sensor histidine kinase is translated as MDHKIYKRNKLPLKTNNFFDYILDNSQIAAIFILDKNGIILGISQGVLRSYGYFPDELIGKHFSVLFIEEDRLSKKPEIEIGMVMNQGFATDFNYIRHKDGTNVWTTGESVFVKDDDGEVYIIKNVQQLNQEKLLEDFLRASEKKQNLLSEIINSVEHGIILFKALRNENQEIFDFEYILLNTATEKLLGRKKEELIGKRWLNEYPNMKEIGNFELHVKTMTTGVTQTTEFKYVHQGFNNWFKNKFIRVGQDKLLVTFDDITQQKLINLTLEEKIKEKTEEYLKANQELLGINEYLDRYAYVISHDLKAPLATIEGLVPFIAEDFTNKPIDESGFEMLDMIKTKTQDMRKIIEEVLQSAKKEKRSKEVINLYHLVQEVLVTLNPPKHFHILVQHSLPIVSYNRTALMQILQNIIGNAIKYMDKQQPLIQITFEDLEDSFLICIKDNGPGIPPENLTKIFNPFETAHTNKGIESYGLGLSIVKQLVEENKGKIWAESIVGQECKFRFTILK
- a CDS encoding dienelactone hydrolase family protein, yielding MIELAFDKEVSVPVDSVELKGNLIIPEKATGIILFSHGSGSSRLSPRNNFVAKVLQEKGLATFLFDLLTFEEDQNYNTRFNISLLTKRLFQICNWLKENERIKDLPIGLFGSSTGAASALSVAAMTGDRIKSVVSRGGRPDLAFPYLEEVKAATLFIVGGNDQAVIELNEEAFALLSSEKKNMVIIQGATHLFEESGKLEEVAELAGNWFKEYVK